Proteins encoded together in one Lathyrus oleraceus cultivar Zhongwan6 chromosome 5, CAAS_Psat_ZW6_1.0, whole genome shotgun sequence window:
- the LOC127084913 gene encoding uncharacterized protein LOC127084913 yields MVFYFKARPEAGDFTIFMGLDKFENEELIKYGFIEDIWFHVDKMSSAHVYVRLHKGQTIDDMSEGLLEDCAQLVKANSIQGNKVNNVDVVYTPWSNLKKTASMDVGQVGFHNGKMVRTVRVEKKINEIVNRLNKTKVERKPDLKAEREAVNAAERAERKHQLREKKRREEMDRLEKEKQSELRSYKGLMVSENMTSNKDIASGSKSFQEVEEDFM; encoded by the exons ATGGTGTTCTACTTCAAAGCACGCCCAGAAGCTGGCGATTTCACCATCTTCATGGGCCTTGACAAGTTCGAGAATGAAGAGCTCATCAAATACGGTTTCATCGAAGACATATG GTTCCATGTTGACAAGATGTCTTCAGCCCATGTTTATGTCAGGCTGCACAAAGGTCAGACTATTGATGACATGAGCGAAGGTTTATTGGAAGATTGTGCTCAACTTGTCAAAGCAAATTCAATTCAAG GGAATAAAGTAAACAACGTTGATGTTGTTTACACTCCCTGGTCCAATTTAAAGAAAACTGCTTCGATGGATGTTGGTCAAGTTGGTTTTCACAATGGGAAAATG GTGCGAACTGTGAGAGTGGAGAAGAAGATAAATGAGATTGTCAACAGGCTAAACAAGACGAAGGTGGAAAGAAAACCTGATTTGAAAG CTGAGCGGGAAGCAGTTAATGCAGCTGAAAGAGCCGAGAGAAAACATCAACTGAGGGAAAAA AAACGCCGCGAGGAAATGGATAGACTCGAAAAGGAGAAACAATCGGAGCTTAGGAGCTACAAGGGTTTGATGGTCTCAGAAAATATGACATCCAACAAAGATATTGCATCAGGAAGCAAATCATTCCAGGAAGTGGAGGAGGATTTCATGTAA